From the Anopheles merus strain MAF chromosome 2L, AmerM5.1, whole genome shotgun sequence genome, the window AGGTCAGTTTGGCATCGATCGTGCAGCAACCGAACAGTACAACTGGCACGCCAGTGACAGCAGTGTCGACCGCGACCGGCACAGCACCGGCTACGGGCGGGACAGCTACTGCGGTCGTCCATCCGTACAATGTGGGCAaaccggcggtggtggtgaaaaCGGAACCGGAAGCTGCTACATCTGAGAGCGGCTCGGGTGAGATGATCGACCTGGAGGATAGCATTAAGGCTGCTGTACTGCCCCGGCGGGCCGGCACTGATGAGGTTGGTTCGAGCGGCACCGGAACTCTCTCCATTGCCGGAACGTCCGGGCCGATCTACACCATTCACACCCAGCAGCCGACAatgcagcaccaccagcagcagcagcagcagcaacgggtCGCCACCACCAACGGTCTGTCCTTTGTTACGAACGATCCGAACAGTTTGATTCACCTCGCCAACGGTCAAACGGTGACGTCGGCCCAGTTTCGCACATTCCAAgagaagcagcaacagcggcagCAGGAAGCTTTCCGGGGCGGCTTCAGCCAGCAGGGTCGCGGCCGTGCCCCGCAGCGTGGCATGATGATCCGCCAGCGGGGTGGAGCCGTCGGCCGCCAGATGGTAGCGATACAGGCGCCCCAAGGACAGCCGACAATGATGGCAACGTCCGCGCCGCAGATCACGCTTCCGCAGGGCCCGATCCACATCTCCGCGGCGCAGGTGCTGCAGAATCAGGGCATGGTGCAGCCGGCCAcccagctgcagctgcaaaCCGGCACGCTGCAGCAGGTGACGCCCACCACTACCCTCCGGCAGGTGCAAACGATCGGGCCGCAGACGGGCGAGACGGAGTTTCGCGAGAGCGCCCGGATGCTGGTTATCCTGCAGAGTGGCGAGCAGCGGCTGATCACGTTCACCCTGCCGAAGGAAAGCTGCACCGTGCAGGATCTGCTCGAGCAGGTGCAGGTGCAGTACTCGCCGGACAGCAACATACAATGCATCTCGAACCCGGGCGGTGACGTCGACTACATCGTCACGGTTGGCATTGGCGAATCGGAAACGGCGGAAGTGATACGGCAGGCGGAAATTACGCTTCGCAGCCAGTTCCAGCTGAACAATCATTCGCATCAGTCGCAACCtatgttgcagcagcagcagcagcaacagcaacaacagcagcagcagcagcaacagcagcagcaacaacagctgcaacagcagcagcaacagcaacaacagacGATGATTCCACAAGCATGCGTTATTCAGCAGCCGCAAACAATGATGATTACCTTGCAATCAcagcaaccacaacagcaacagcagcagcagcagcatgtgaTATCACGGTTTGCCGACTCGTACCGGCAAACGATATCGCTCGGCACACCGGTATCGATCGCTACCTCGTCCGGCACGATGCAATCGCTGCTGCAAACGACCACGCCGGAAACCGCGGGCCCAGAGGTGAAGCAAAAGCTGATCAAAGGCTTCCTGGCGGTGTGTGCCTCCTGCGGCTACACCGGGCTGGATCATGCCAAATGCCAGCGGTGCAAGCGGATCTTTACCGAGTCACCGCGCCGCATTCCGGAACCGGACAAGACGCCGGGTGCTGCCCTGACGCCGGGTGGCTCCCATCCACCGCCGCTCGTAACGTCCACGCCAATGAGCGGACCGATGCGGAACAAGTACGACATCTACGCGAAGAAGCAAGCGATGAACACGGTACTGTTGCGGTCCGGCCGGGGCAGCTCGGCACGGTCCGGGCGGGGCCGAGGCGGCCGGGCAAGCGTGGCGACCAAGTATCCGGACGTCGATCCGCCCGTGTTTACGCTGAGCAGCGACGACGAGGAGACGTCGACGAGCGAGCGCTCGAAAACGCTCTACAAAACAGCGGTAAATAGTTCCTCGAAGGTACGGGTTCGTTGCAATCGGGGGTGTGGGGTATGCTATAATGGACGGTTTTTGAGTTCTTACCTAATTTTGCATTGTTCTCTTTGGTGCTCTTCAATCTTCATTAGGCAAATGCTTCGTCACAGTCCATTAAGCGGGATCCGTTGCCATGTGAACCAACAAACAGTGAGGCTGACACGAGCGCCGTCGTAAATGGTAAGTGTATAATACATGTTTTTCTGAAACTCAATTTATTGGcaatttttttctaaaattaaaaatatagtAAACAATGTTTTAAACCCCTTTTTGCCGCAAAATACCAAACCCTTGCCCGGTGAGCGGTTAATTTTAAAAGTGACTGCTTCGAGCGCCATCTAGTAGACGTTTTGGTAGGCTGTTCCGTGCAGCCCGGTGAAAAAAACTCACCTCGCCATAGCTGTCAAATGCGACGGATGAAAATCTGACAGCGAGCAATGAAAGCCGTAATGGCGTGTCCGGCTGTGCTAAACTAGACagcgaaagggaagaaaaactcACGTTTTCGAGATTGCTGCACAAGTGCACGACAATGAAGATTGTTTCAGCTGTCGCGTGAAACAAAGTAAAATTTAGCGTGTATCGCACCGTATTGTAGTGAGCGTACAGCACTCCCCACATAAGCAGAAGTTACCGTCCGCAATTTAGTTTCGCTCTGTCGGTCGGTGTCGGCTCGGAAGAAAAGGCAAAGACGCGCCGCGTTGAACATTGGTTGCTTTTTTGCGGTTTGTTATACGGTGAAACCCCACGGCACGATTGGTCTGTACAACGGGAAAGCCTCGCCTAGCTGGATCGACATGGTGGATAGATGTAAGCCTGCCCGAGCTGGGCGTATGTTGATAGAAACAGTAGCGGAATCAACAGACACACGCATGGGGTCACGTTGAACTGCCGCGGCTTTGGACAGAAATGTTCATTTTCGGCTACTGCCAATGGATCGATTTGTAAATGTGTTCGACTCTGTGTTCCCTTTTTCTTCCGCAGACAAGCCTCGGTTGGACATCACGGACGTGAAGAACCTGCCCGATGGGCAGATAACACAAATAGATTGCAGCACCATACGGGTGGGCACGCTCAAGTATGAGGCGAATGAAAAGGTAAACATTCAGTCTGTTTCTAACTGCTGGCTGGGCCACTGTAACGACGTTTTACCCTTTTCTCAATGTTCTATCCCCGTGCCGCTGCAGGTTACGATTTCCTCCAAGGGCGTCCGCATTGTGGCACCGAATGTGAAGCGCCCGACCGAGTTCGTCAGCTTGGATCTGCAAATGAACGAGATGAAGAAGGTGCTCACTCACTTCTCCAAGGGATTGAACGTGATATTTTTGTACACGAACATTTCCGGCGGCGCATACGTGCGCAAGCACCTCGAGATGGATCCCAGCTCGGATAAACGTAAGTTCCGGAAAGAAGGTAAGAAATAAAATCAGCCACTCATACGCTTTTTTGCGCTTCCAGTGCCCTGTTTCCGCCCCGAAATTGCTTCAAACGATCTAACCAAGCGCATCATCCTGCTGGTGGACAGCATTAGCGAGGAAGCAAAGTCCATCATAAAGAACATCTTCCACCCGGATCTGCTCGAGGAGATCAGTATTCGCGATGCGAAGGAGCTGATCCTGCGCTGTTCATCGAGCCGCTCGTCCAATACGTCCAGCGCCGCGAACGCGCTGGTCGATGCGAACGGGTCCGGTTCGAACGATACGAACGATTCGCTGGAAATTCGCACGATACTGATCTATCCGCCCGGCCCGGGCGGCATTACGATCAACACGGAGGATTACCTGTGTCTGGCGAAGGATCAGTACTTGAACGACATCATCATCGACTTCTACCTGAACTACCTGAAGCTGGAAATGCTCGACGACGGGGAGCGCCAGAGTGTGCACATCTTCAGCACGTTCTTCTACAACCGGCTCACCACGCTCACGACCCGGCAGAGGGGGCCGCCCGGCGACAGGGGCGACGTGCGGTTGTCGGCGGCCCAGAAGCGGCACGCGCGCGTCGCCAACTGGACGAAGAAGGATAACATCTTCGACAAGAAGTACATCGTCATTCCAATCAACGAGCAGTCGCACTGGTTCCTCGCCATCATCTGCTTCCCCGGGCTGGACGGCCCGGTCACGGCGAGCAACAACGCACCGGCACCGACCGTGTCGACCGTGGCGAAACCGAAGCCGAAAAGTGCACCACGCTCGAAGCGCAATCTGACGATGCAGATCGGCAGCACGACGATAACGCCCGTGTCGAAGCGCGAGATCGAATCGATCCACCTGGCGGACGATGACATGTGCGAGCGGGACGAAGCGGACGGGGACGAGAGCGAGCTGGCGACCGATGCGGAGGACAGCGACGACGAACCGTCCGACGATGGTCGGCCACCGATCAAGCAGTAAGTGTGTGGAGAGGAGGGAGAGGGTTGGCCGTTGTCGAAAAtggcatttttgttgtttggcaaaaactgaccgtttgttgttgtttacagACCGTGTATCTTAATTTTCGATTCGCTGACCGGAGCGTCCAGGAGCCGGGTGGTGGCCACACTGCGCGACTACCTGACGTGCGAGTACCGGGCCAAGATGCCGGACAAGCCAGCAAAACAGTTCAACAAGCTCAACATGCCCGGCCATTGCGTGAAGGTACCGCAGCAGAACAACTACACCGACTGCGGCCTGTATCTGTTACAGTACGTGGAGCACTTTTTCCTGGTAAGTAAGAGCGGCAGTTTAACAGCTACGATTGCAGCAATCCACTAAACGATTTTTTGCTGCCTTCACTCGCTTCTCCCCACAGGATCCAATCCTGGACTACCATCTTCCGATAAAGCAGCTGCAGGATTGGTTCGAAACCATCACGGTGACGAAAAAGCGCGAAGACATTTCCAACCTCATCAAAGAGTTGATCGATAAACATGACCCCAGTGCGCCGCCGTTGCCATCGATCGAGCTACCTACGCTAAATGGTAAGGGCGTGTGCGTGAGTTGTGAATGAATTGAACGAATCGAATGAACTGAATAATCGAATTATCTCGCCCCCACCCACTGTAGGTAAATTGATAATCGATCCCGACGACAGCCTAAACGATGCCGAgttcgaggaggaggagatggAACACGATGAAGAGTTTGTCAGTGCGTTCGACATGACGCCCGACACGGATGAGCAGCTTTCCTCGCCGGCCAAGGGGACCGACGGAAAGGCCGCCGATACTATCATTACCAGCAGCCCGACCGTCAAACCGATCGGTTCGAAGAAAATCATTAACTTTAAGCGCTTAGGCGGCCAGTCGCTGATAAACCGGTCGTCGTCCAGCGGTAACAACCTGCAGGACGGTGGCACCAGCTCCACGGAGGGAGGAACAACTAAAGCAGCaacttcctcctcctcctcctccaccacctcCACGACCActtccagcagcaacagcagcagtagtaacaATAATAGTAATAGTGGGACGGGGAATACGAAACGGCTGCTGGATGGAAATGGCAGCAAGCTGGCGGGCAGCCAGCAGGACGGTAGCGTCCGGCAAAAGATACCCCGTCTCAGCAACGATAGTAGTGCGAGCAAGGTGGTAACGACACAGCTATAACGCCAGCCGGCTGAGAACGGTGAATAAAACTACTCAGCGAGTTACTAtcactgctactactactagaaCTACTAGAACTACcattgctactactactactaccactacacCAGTACATATTTGCTATTGATATTCGAAGTTAAAAGTGCAGCATCAGTGATAAAGCTCGGTGGCACAAAATGTGTGTGCTGCAGTAAAACGTAATGCAAGTAAATTTCAATTCATTATAAAAGAGAAAATATGCTGAGATACGAACACGATGATGCTGTGGAACCTTAAGACATGTAGTAGCATTTAGAGACAATATTCATTTACCTTTTtcaatttagattttttttctctcgcttttTTGCCACTGTTTTCGAACTCTTATAATTTTCTTTATAATTTTGGtcgttagtttttttgttgttgttggtttaaACAGGCAAATAGCGCGAAAAGAAAACTGCCACAGGCACACGAAAACAGCTGTGAAGAAAAGGCTGCAatgacacacgcacacacacacttcgccGTGTCATGTATGGGTCGTTTTTGGATTTTGTTGTGATCGCTCCATTCGCCCCCTTGTAgcgaaggaggaggaggagtgcGGTTTGCGGAAAGGGCTCTGTTTAGTTCAGGTAATTTCTGGCAGATGTCAGGTTTTAAGGCTAGGCGTGAAGCAGTTGAGGTTAGGGTGAACGGGGATAACGTTTCCCCGCGAGAGCCGgtcgtgcgtgcgtgccgATCCGTTAGAGCTTAATACATGTGAATAACCTTAGATTTACGTACGTGGTAGTAAAACCCAATACAATTTTATCGATTGTGCACTAGCGCTGAATTATGTGAACTCTCTGTAGCGTGCAGGCGCTACgataaatggaaataaaatttttgttaataatAAACTACTCGCACCCTTTGTGAAAACTACCCAGAAAGCCGGTTTGTTTATCATGTTCGTAAGTCCGGTTGCGGTTAATACATGGCATGGCAGCATTCATACATGGAAGGAAAGAGGCAGAATCTTGGAGATGTCTTCATCTTTTCTTTGTGCCATTCTTCTTAACGCCTCCATGTATGAATCGAAAGTAGACTATCGAGTAAGGGAATGAAAAACACCTGATGAAACAATTAAAGGAATCATCTAGTTGAATAAGCCAGTAATTTGGTAAATTCCTGCTAATAAAGAGGCCTTAAATATTAAACTTCATAATTAAGGTCTGTTGTGATGAGACAGTGCTGGAGAAACACACTGCAATTGGAATTAAAATGTGctgataaatattttatttttttcttataaagCTTCCTCATCACTAACAAATAGAGAAagtacacaacaacaaaaaaaacgaaaaaaaaaaaataatttaaaaaaaatctaatattTTCTCATTCATACATGACATGAGTAGGGCACGTCATACATGGAATCAGCAGGCCGTACCGGAACCCCTAACCACACTTTTCAGCTGATAGGCCGTTCAATCTCCTGCTCATACATGGCATGTATGTGGCTAGTGACGTCAAGCAAGGAAGAAAATTATCAACATACAAAGCGCTGTCAAGCAAACGTCTTGCTCGAGCTGAACGGAAACGaccagtgtgcgtgtgtttatgtttgtggTAATGTGAAAAAATAACGTTTTATTTCGTACGGTGTAGGATGTGggctgtgttttgttgttaaatTGTGGATATGTTTAGCATATTTGGTTATCATATCATAACTTGTTCGTGTCGTTTTATGTGTTACAAGTGTCATCAGTTCTATCGTCATCGATTAAAGCCGGAGGAACGACGGAAGATAATCCTCCAGGTCCCGTTTGCCGATGAAGGGTAAGTAATTTAAATCAACCGAAAAAACCAGATATGGATAGGATGGACTGAAACAAAGAAGTAGTTTAttacacatttccaaagattcgtCAGCTAACAAGTAATGAGCTTTGTTGTTGCATTGCTTTGTGGTCCGATGCCAAGTCAGAATTTACCACACGCCACTGCAGCTGCTTTTTCCAGCATTGTgaacatttttcttcttcttcttctttttacaGACAAATCGTTACACCATCCATGCCGCAACCAACGTCCAGCGCACACCAAACACCATATCACATTGCTTTCTCGGAATCACCGTTTTGAGCTTCCTGCTCCGCCGGCGCCGCTTCCTCTTCCGGCACCGCTTCTACCTGTTCCGGATCTTCGTCCGCTTCCTCGGCAACCGCCCCGGCAGCCTCCGGTTCGTCTTCCACCTCCTCGTCCGGATCCACCTCGTCGTACTGTGGCTGTTCGGCAGTGTCGCCTGCAGTGTCGCTCTGCAGCAGCTTCTTTTTGTGCAGCAAAATCTCTCGAATAATGTCTGAAATGCGGCACAGagaaagagggggggggggggggggggggttgataAAGTCACGTTGAAAGGCCCAAACGGTCATCATCATACCCTCTAGCAgcgcgttcgcatcgatccacTGGCCAATCTCGTGGGCCACCTCCTTCGCCAGCCAGGGCGTAATCTGCCGCTCGAACTCGGCCCGATCCTTCTCCGTCTCGATCCGGTCGACGGCGGCCAGCACCTCGGGCACGATCTCGTCCAGCCGGCCCTGCAGCAGCTTCGCCGCGGTAATGCGCTCCTGCATCTCGCGGTCCAGATCGGCCGCAATCTTGTCCTGCAGGAAGCGCCGGTCCCGCTCGGTCCGTCGCTTCTGCTCCTCCTGCTCGAGCCGGCGCAGCTCGGCCAGTTCGGCCTCGCGCAGCGCCAGTAtcttctgctgctgttgcttcatCTCGGCAATCTCTTCCTCGTGCAGCACCTCCACCAGCGCTTGTTCGAGTGTCCGGCTGACCAGCACCTCGATGATCGGCTGCACCTCGGTGTCGAAGTCGAACAGCTCGCCGTCAAGGATTTCGGTCGCCGCGTCACAGCCCGTCTTGGCCGGCACGTACGGGGGCGATGGGGCGCGGTGCAGGAACAGGTCCGTCTGGCAGCCGGCATCCAGCTCGGGCGGATGCAGGAAGAGCTGTTTGGATAAAGTAACCCAATTAtgtattgtttctttttttttttatagatattTGCAGTGTTCGTAATACCTCCTCAAGATACTTCTCGGTCTGGACGGTTTCGTGCCGCCGGCCGCGAACCGGTGGCGGTGTACCGATGATGCCACGCTGGTTGCGCGAAACGTACTTCTTGCGCAGcagctggcggcggcgcgCTTCGGCCTCCTTCTGCGTACCGTCGCCATCGCCCTGCGGAACACGGTAAAGCAAACAGTCAGGTGAGTGAATTCGTTCGGGAGAATAGTAAGAAAGTATGTAAGGAAGATTATTGCAAATTATTCGATGAAAATCTGTGATGAAAGAATGGTGTAAAAGTGCTTGATAAGAGTACCTTTTTTTACATGAAAATGGGTTGATCAGAGCGTTAGCAATAAGTGTGGTTATTTAAAAGGTCCTCTTAGTAATCGAGTGCCAGTAAACATgattggttttaatttttttaaactaattttTGGGACGAACTTTTTACACGACCCTAATAATGATCGTTTGAAAATAGAAGTAATATTGCACATTGGATCAATATTATAATCAACATTTTGTGAGGTATCATCGTGAAAACTACATTTCAATGTTCACTTTTACTCGATCACTAAATGGACCAGAACGTTGAgaagtaaattatttattataatcaAAATATTTCTGGAAGTAAGGTGAAAGGACGTCTAActaaaaggatttaaaaaacgaaaaagataaaaaacgaaaaaaaggattaGGAGTTTTGGATAAAGGGAGGACGGACAAACCACTAAACCAGTTGTTGGGTATTTTACAGGGATTATTTACATATTTAACATTGTCCAAGACAACTTTCGGAGTCATTATTCGTATGAAACAAGGGGACACTTGAATCTTAAGGTGTCCGATTTTATACATGGTACTTTGTTTCCTAACGAAAAAGGGTCGATTCGAATGGAATGAGAGCGAAAGAATACACAAAGCAAAGTGTAGCATGAGAAGAGCATTTTGAAAACAGCAGAACTAGTAGTTGTGGCAGGTGGCTAACTCTTGTATCAGGTGGGCTCTTTCTGGCAGCATTCAGTGGCGAACATCGTTTTGCAGTTTTTGCAAGGCGCAacggaaaaaaaaagttcaactattaaaaaaaaaaaacaggcttGAGGCGTGAAAAAACGATTCGATTTTCCACTACGCGAAACTGTACAAGATGAAGAAGTACAagtcgaagaagaagaagaagaaaaaaacggtgaGATGAAAGCAAAACGTCTTGTAAAGAAAGTGAACTAGAAGGGACTAGAAGATTAAACGTTAAACTGCGACCGATCACGATCGGGccggtgtttttgttgttgttgtagtggCCGATCGTTAAATCGGTGACGATGGCGCACACACTCACCTTTCCTGATAGAAGACCAGCGTAACCGAAATACGGATTCCACCGGGGCATGTTAGGGAAGTTGTTAACATGGCCCTGAGCGGGGGGAAGGACATGAGATAACACGTAACGACCCGTGCGGGCGGTTTTAAGAgacaaaagaaaggaaaaaagggacaCAAGGGGAAAGGATACgccagaagagagagaaaaaaaatgaaagaagaaagtaacaaaagacagacaaagagagacacaaaacaatgtaaaaaggaaaatagaaaaagagagagagagagagaaagagatagagaaaggAGGATGAATTTTTAGCAAAAGAGGGGTTTTTAGTATTAGAAATCTACTCGTAAGGACACAATATAAAGCAATACTCTATTGAATATGGAACGCGCTTCAAAACAAGGCTTCAAACACAAACTTTACGTGTGTTGCGGTTTGCTTTGGAACAAAAATGGAACCATGAGGGGGTCGGGGAAGGTGGACTTACCACTTGCAAATTGCTCGTTGAGGTATAATTGCTGCCCCGGACGACACGTCGATCATGCATCACATTCTGATAGGCTccattttgctgctgttgctgctgctgctgttgctgctgctgttggtctCTGTAGAAGAAGTGAAACAGTTATGAAAATCATTGCTTTTacattcccttttttcttctatttttcccCCCAACACGACCTTTTCGCCTTCCTTTGTAGGGGTTATTTTCTTTACGCAAACGATTACGCATCACGTTAGTGTGCGCCTACGCAAAACAACCACTCGAAAGGTGAATGCTCCCGGTTGGTTGGGCATTACGTGGAtttttatgtatgtatgtgtgtgtgtgtgtgtgtgtgggggggacTCAATTAGTGTAGGGGGGATGGGTTTGGGGCAGTTTGGAGTCCATCGTCCCGAATGACCCGCGAACGGTCACCAGCGGACGGAGAAGACGCGCTCGC encodes:
- the LOC121592162 gene encoding uncharacterized protein LOC121592162, producing MAQYYEIVQQDELKNAYQQINIDNGIQLVMGDDVQFGSQQVILSQEQPNEVQLIGGVYQTAHQIPQQQQQQQQQQQHHQQHIQDANYLGQANTSMVADTYMQSPMATQQTQLQHQQQQQQQQQPPLQQQQQQIYYTDESTGQLVQASNILPQEPLLDPQQTLHVMQTASEQQLHQPQQQQQQQILHQQLTPPPQQQQQQQQHQSPVQQQQITHHPVVQVVQGIQRHGQQHIIIRQTDQSKALQGGLQQTQQQQHILTHQQPTQVILQSQGTSQLIQRQQQQQQQQQQPQQQQQTDQSNAQHIIYDQISLQSQQQPQQQQQQQQIVSLSTIHQTGGGPVQQQQQQQQQQPQQQQQHHQQPKPSQPQITQIQLQQLPQQQQQRVFSKGALTLTAQQHQQLFPQQQLHPGAPRHCILVTKTGNQQHIGGTQIVLNQQQQQQQQPIQMQSNVVQQSAMLTTQQQQPVQQQQQQQALKQDGQQQQQQTQTTVAAAQLAQSAVPKAGTADSLLRPRLTRPRGAKSTAPRQPRANMATVNAVQMRGPRPPTTTQIITTQIRAPAQLATSVSGGAVNAQQSAQQQTAVYQGITARNVMVGNTRAKLLTINRTPQAGGLATYQNPPPRLAVMHRTNPVPTSGQTSIPISQQQQQSQQQQMQPQLLQVSLASIVQQPNSTTGTPVTAVSTATGTAPATGGTATAVVHPYNVGKPAVVVKTEPEAATSESGSGEMIDLEDSIKAAVLPRRAGTDEVGSSGTGTLSIAGTSGPIYTIHTQQPTMQHHQQQQQQQRVATTNGLSFVTNDPNSLIHLANGQTVTSAQFRTFQEKQQQRQQEAFRGGFSQQGRGRAPQRGMMIRQRGGAVGRQMVAIQAPQGQPTMMATSAPQITLPQGPIHISAAQVLQNQGMVQPATQLQLQTGTLQQVTPTTTLRQVQTIGPQTGETEFRESARMLVILQSGEQRLITFTLPKESCTVQDLLEQVQVQYSPDSNIQCISNPGGDVDYIVTVGIGESETAEVIRQAEITLRSQFQLNNHSHQSQPMLQQQQQQQQQQQQQQQQQQQQQLQQQQQQQQQTMIPQACVIQQPQTMMITLQSQQPQQQQQQQQHVISRFADSYRQTISLGTPVSIATSSGTMQSLLQTTTPETAGPEVKQKLIKGFLAVCASCGYTGLDHAKCQRCKRIFTESPRRIPEPDKTPGAALTPGGSHPPPLVTSTPMSGPMRNKYDIYAKKQAMNTVLLRSGRGSSARSGRGRGGRASVATKYPDVDPPVFTLSSDDEETSTSERSKTLYKTAVNSSSKANASSQSIKRDPLPCEPTNSEADTSAVVNDKPRLDITDVKNLPDGQITQIDCSTIRVGTLKYEANEKVTISSKGVRIVAPNVKRPTEFVSLDLQMNEMKKVLTHFSKGLNVIFLYTNISGGAYVRKHLEMDPSSDKLPCFRPEIASNDLTKRIILLVDSISEEAKSIIKNIFHPDLLEEISIRDAKELILRCSSSRSSNTSSAANALVDANGSGSNDTNDSLEIRTILIYPPGPGGITINTEDYLCLAKDQYLNDIIIDFYLNYLKLEMLDDGERQSVHIFSTFFYNRLTTLTTRQRGPPGDRGDVRLSAAQKRHARVANWTKKDNIFDKKYIVIPINEQSHWFLAIICFPGLDGPVTASNNAPAPTVSTVAKPKPKSAPRSKRNLTMQIGSTTITPVSKREIESIHLADDDMCERDEADGDESELATDAEDSDDEPSDDGRPPIKQPCILIFDSLTGASRSRVVATLRDYLTCEYRAKMPDKPAKQFNKLNMPGHCVKVPQQNNYTDCGLYLLQYVEHFFLDPILDYHLPIKQLQDWFETITVTKKREDISNLIKELIDKHDPSAPPLPSIELPTLNGKLIIDPDDSLNDAEFEEEEMEHDEEFVSAFDMTPDTDEQLSSPAKGTDGKAADTIITSSPTVKPIGSKKIINFKRLGGQSLINRSSSSGNNLQDGGTSSTEGGTTKAATSSSSSSTTSTTTSSSNSSSSNNNSNSGTGNTKRLLDGNGSKLAGSQQDGSVRQKIPRLSNDSSASKVVTTQL
- the LOC121593495 gene encoding radial spoke head protein 3 homolog isoform X1; this translates as MPTLSARHQPPEQQELVELESPAFAIVSSDHHSYRASSLGKPNAIVRPLRHGRDQREVIEGQHIVHNLPNPDYKLLHEIETQLSRQNGRNKENNAQHNNNSHGKGDRAGDRGGDPAKQQQVVRGNGHYAPGGAIEIEKTTQQQQQPHAHHRGQQHEFSRELDAKLRKLQNDSSKRSSKNGSTQEVHTRKRPLFITTVPKGVFLQPTKELPALLPGSSQRRLYAFESRPRILTAPSLSSNHHPHHQHNNSNNNNNNNNDINHPNHNHPGEYVCKHGSHHYGKPIAPRISHPPAGEVETVRKVTVADLQSMVANSGHHQQQQRPHQRPARDQQQQQQQQQQQQQNGAYQNVMHDRRVVRGSNYTSTSNLQVGHVNNFPNMPRWNPYFGYAGLLSGKGDGDGTQKEAEARRRQLLRKKYVSRNQRGIIGTPPPVRGRRHETVQTEKYLEELFLHPPELDAGCQTDLFLHRAPSPPYVPAKTGCDAATEILDGELFDFDTEVQPIIEVLVSRTLEQALVEVLHEEEIAEMKQQQQKILALREAELAELRRLEQEEQKRRTERDRRFLQDKIAADLDREMQERITAAKLLQGRLDEIVPEVLAAVDRIETEKDRAEFERQITPWLAKEVAHEIGQWIDANALLEDIIREILLHKKKLLQSDTAGDTAEQPQYDEVDPDEEVEDEPEAAGAVAEEADEDPEQVEAVPEEEAAPAEQEAQNGDSEKAM
- the LOC121593495 gene encoding radial spoke head protein 3 homolog isoform X2 — protein: MPTLSARHQPPEQQELVELESPAFAIVSSDHHSYRASSLGKPNAIVRPLRHGRDQREVIEGQHIVHNLPNPDYKLLHEIETQLSRQNGRNKENNAQHNNNSHGKGDRAGDRGGDPAKQQQVVRGNGHYAPGGAIEIEKTTQQQQQPHAHHRGQQHEFSRELDAKLRKLQNDSSKRSSKNGSTQEVHTRKRPLFITTVPKGVFLQPTKELPALLPGSSQRRLYAFESRPRILTAPSLSSNHHPHHQHNNSNNNNNNNNDINHPNHNHPGEYVCKHGSHHYGKPIAPRISHPPAGEVETVRKVTVADLQSMVANSGHHQQQQRPHQRPARDQQQQQQQQQQQQQNGAYQNVMHDRRVVRGSNYTSTSNLQVGDGDGTQKEAEARRRQLLRKKYVSRNQRGIIGTPPPVRGRRHETVQTEKYLEELFLHPPELDAGCQTDLFLHRAPSPPYVPAKTGCDAATEILDGELFDFDTEVQPIIEVLVSRTLEQALVEVLHEEEIAEMKQQQQKILALREAELAELRRLEQEEQKRRTERDRRFLQDKIAADLDREMQERITAAKLLQGRLDEIVPEVLAAVDRIETEKDRAEFERQITPWLAKEVAHEIGQWIDANALLEDIIREILLHKKKLLQSDTAGDTAEQPQYDEVDPDEEVEDEPEAAGAVAEEADEDPEQVEAVPEEEAAPAEQEAQNGDSEKAM